The following coding sequences lie in one Sorghum bicolor cultivar BTx623 chromosome 6, Sorghum_bicolor_NCBIv3, whole genome shotgun sequence genomic window:
- the LOC8060463 gene encoding putative E3 ubiquitin-protein ligase RING1a — protein sequence MPAKKRRFPSPPSKPHGDVAAPSPTSDAAAGGGVGEGRGGRPPLPSRGAARPRLTDPDPDPDPEPQGGLEDDSDAEGDGDADDGDSESSQSDDGGTNEFMLVKLAEIRKEVQCPICLGIIRKTRTVMECLHRFCRDCIDKSMRLGNNECPTCRTHCASRRSLRDDPKYDALIAALYPDIDKYEEEEFAFSEQERIHNKKIQETIEETFRRQSDAIGKKRSMAKATATAFARKYRRTRGRVRTIAPDIAPTGSADEDREEENSKETTREQCSTDDHSPDLRQKRCRKRSGPQGSPAGTIGSIDHNCEENDELVGGKEILATSPLQGEMLAWGKNGTRSQNRHGSVGSNGRIGRSGRIAKLVDHLRTADELDKEFQLYLVLLPVDGQTIPNLEKPYLSCRPTLSIQHLVQFVALQLSWKVEELEMYIRMDRHRLSVGSEPSSTGEAKPRPFDGLERLREDKLLSELHPSFASGNGNMELRYALKTRD from the exons ATGCCCGCGAAGAAGCGCCGGTTCCCATCGCCGCCTTCGAAACCCCACGGCGACGTGGCGGCTCCAAGTCCCACCTCtgatgccgccgccggcggaggCGTAGGAGAAGGAAGAGGAGGGCGCCCGCCGCTGCCGAGCAGGGGCGCCGCCAGGCCGAGGTTGACTGACCCGGACCCGGACCCGGACCCGGAGCCACAGGGCGGGCTCGAAGACG ATTCGGACGCCGAGGGTGACGGCGACGCGGACGACGGCGACAGCGAGTCCTCGCAGAGCGACGACGGCGGCACCAACGA GTTTATGCTAGTGAAATTAGCAGAGATACGGAAGGAGGTTCAGTGCCCTATCTGCTTAG GCATTATCCGAAAGACAAGGACAGTTATGGAATGTTTGCACCGGTTCTGTAGAGACTGTATTGATAAATCTATGCGACTAGG AAATAACGAATGCCCAACATGTCGCACTCATTGTGCAAGCAGACGTTCTTTGAGGGACGATCCTAAGTATGATGCGCTGATTGCAGCCTTGTATCCAGATATTGATAAGTATGAGGAAGAG GAATTTGCTTTCAGTGAGCAGGAGAGGATTCATAATAAAAAG ATACAAGAAACCATCGAGGAAACATTCCGAAGACAGTCTGATGCAATTGGTAAGAAACGTTCCATGGCAAAAGCAACTGCAACTGCCTTTGCAAGGAAGTACAGGAGAACCCGGGGGAGAGTTAGAACCATTGCCCCTGATATTGCCCCTACTGGCTCTGCTGACGAGGATAGAGAAGAAGAAAATTCCAAAGAGACCACCAGAGAGCAATGTTCTACTGATGATCATTCTCCAGATTTAAGACAGAAAAGATGCAGGAAGAGGTCTGGACCACAAGGATCACCTGCTGGAACCATTGGCAGTATTGACCACAACTGTGAGGAGAATGATGAATTAGTTGGTGGAAAAGAAATTTTAGCCACCTCTCCGTTGCAGGGAGAGATGCTTGCATGGGGGAAAAATGGTACGCGGAGCCAAAATCGACACGGTAGTGTTGGTTCAAATGGCAGGATTGGAAGGAGTGGACGCATTGCAAAATTGGTGGATCACCTCCGTACTGCTGATGAATTGGACAAAGAG TTCCAGCTGTATCTTGTTCTCCTTCCTGTCGATGGACAAACCATACCTAACTTGGAAAAGCCTTATCTAAGTTGTCGACCAACCTTGTCCATTCAACATCTTGTACAG TTCGTTGCTCTACAATTGTCTTGGAAAGTTGAAGAACTTGAGATGTACATAAGGATGGACCGGCACCGTTTAAGCGTTGGCTCAGAGCCTTCCAGTACAGGTGAGGCAAAACCACGTCCATTTGATGGCTTGGAAAGACTGAGGGAAGATAAACTTCTTTCGGAGCTTCATCCTTCATTTGCCTCTGGCAACGGTAATATG GAGTTGCGATATGCTTTGAAAACTCGAGACTAG
- the LOC8071076 gene encoding uncharacterized protein LOC8071076 — MDDGAGEAGGESQVHVCSSHPLSFPSQPPDIKNWFSSYVYDSPEVPELVADHNGGNGSETQDPFEDGGVALRENCLGGESEPEIFSGKYLVPVDGNVMKPAPKRKQSLRALFGASFLYEAEEATETESHGLFPVQLNALKHVSDRTSLPLDEICEAHSEKKDCAISLPDSTRHSQEGTTEHNKVLVDCDRISSADTQESTPADEVESKKSSNCYDACLADIGDGFAEDDIHHIELPVSFNSTILAGTDKKIQDGVDNSTSLVSRNSLSLADTEDNSPLGENDSEENSPSGLGRTDNWKPSLDSIKPQEIVASDGFIAVKRKKLPDEHKTNKIPRHPMGREKEKGNLQESGGISDQKVFVQEQTRRPLADRTNFSEVNTAPAPEPSRKWKCPRKGKPYVGRPMKQLRLEQWVRRIN; from the exons ATGGACGACGGCGCCGGCGAAGCCGGCGGCGAAAGCCAG GTTCACGTGTGCAGTTCGCACCCCCTTTCGTTCCCTTCCC AGCCGCCGGACATCAAGAATTGGTTCTCGAGCTATGTGTATGACTCACCGGAGGTCCCGGAGCTGGTTGCTGATCACAACGGCGGCAACGGCAGCGAGACCCAAGACCCATTCGAG GATGGTGGAGTTGCTTTGAGAGAAAATTGTCTAGGAGGCGAATCTGAGCCTGAGATTTTTTCTGGAAAATATTTGGTTCCGGTTGATGGGAATGTGATGAAGCCCGCCCCCAAAAGGAAGCAAAGCCTGCGGGCATTATTTGGAGCGAGTTTTCTTTATGAGGCTGAGGAAGCTACTGAAACTGAAAGTCATGGTTTGTTCCCTGTGCAGCTAAATGCACTGAAGCATGTGTCAGATCGTACAAGCCTTCCTCTTGATGAAATATGCGAGGCACATTCAGAAAAAAAGGATTGCGCAATAAGCTTGCCTGATAGTACTAGACATAGCCAGGAAGGCACAACTGAGCACAACAAGGTGCTGGTCGATTGTGATCGTATTAGTTCAGCTGACACTCAAGAAAGCACCCCTGCAGATGAAGTTGAGAGTAAAAAGTCTTCTAACTGTTATGATGCATGTTTGGCTGATATTGGAGACGGCTTTGCAGAAGATGACATCCATCATATTGAACTGCCCGTCAGTTTCAACAGTACCATTCTAGCTGGAACTGACAAAAAGATCCAAGATGGTGTTGACAACAGCACAAGTCTTGTTAGTCGCAACAGCCTCAGTTTAGCTGACACTGAAGATAATTCTCCACTAGGGGAAAATGATAGTGAAGAGAATTCTCCCTCAGGGCTAGGGCGAACTGACAACTGGAAGCCTTCGTTAGACAGTATAAAGCCACAAGAAATAGTTGCATCAGATGGTTTTATAGCTGTAAAGAGGAAGAAGCTACCAGATGAACACAAAACAAACAAAATTCCGAGGCACCCAATGGGGAGAGAGAAGGAAAAGGGAAACTTACAAGAGAGCGGTGGCATTTCAGACCAAAAGGTTTTTGTCCAAGAGCAAACCAGACGTCCCTTGGCAGATAGGACTAATTTTTCAGAAGTAAACACAGCTCCGGCACCAGAGCCGAGCAGGAAATGGAAGTGTCCTCGCAAAGGAAAGCCCTATGTTGGTCGTCCAATGAAGCAGCTCCGGTTGGAGCAATGGGTGCGCCGTATTAATTGA
- the LOC8060464 gene encoding uncharacterized protein LOC8060464 — MQTAKVKAKDMASEAKEKAKEATAKMQGKTGEATAATHGEKEMAKEAARAKKDQASADKHQEKAEHRVDAAATTGRHGAGAGAAVDRAYPSAGTTYPASGKYI; from the coding sequence ATGCAGACGGCGAAGGTGAAGGCGAAGGACATGGCGAGCGAGGCGAAGGAGAAGGCGAAGGAGGCGACAGCCAAGATGCAGGGCAAGACGGGCGAGGCGACGGCGGCCACGCACGGCGAGAAGGAGATGGCCAAGGAGGCGGCCCGCGCCAAGAAGGACCAGGCCAGCGCCGACAAGCACCAGGAGAAGGCCGAGCACCGCGTGGACGCCGCCGCCACGACTGGCCGccacggcgccggcgccggcgcggccgTCGACCGCGCGTACCCGTCCGCCGGCACCACGTACCCGGCGTCGGGCAAGTACATCTAG
- the LOC8060465 gene encoding F-box protein At5g65850 — protein sequence MGDPQTIFEDRREIPTDIIPNILLRLPSKDFVRSSCVCKQWRNIVADPSVRKLHVGHRHAATASSETEVLLVTETRKLGWSDEASVFNLSSAKALCQVAIPTGYRIAGVCNDLLCFVYDHELAPTIVCNPITGEMLRLPKAPPLPSGNPLLSHLFVLGFSRPTKEYKMFQLSFPRRHEYPRDETNYIAVYTLGGGGGGGWRQYSYLSRFHPVTSPAPVHIDGNIFVPTADLADKRARAARMLVLDVRTEAPRLYRIPYNYDDYHEDWDQMLAGSFDLNGQMCLAVNVGFFNPVSRMKTQFWVMKPQGELDQGKDEQEDDDKLHWDLRYSFYFDHFAINAPRAAWIDHTQTLCCRIGTFVYKYDTRGYSSSSNVVDSLLFDERVAVPCSPCPSVSSKWPQFSRWSICGGYRPSLLSPLVFALPPSSQDEEGKKRSQLEQTLIRALEGGA from the coding sequence ATGGGAGACCCTCAGACGATATTCGAGGACCGCAGGGAAATCCCTACCGACATCATACCGAACATCTTGCTGAGGCTGCCGAGCAAGGACTTTGTCCGGTCATCCTGCGTCTGCAAGCAGTGGCGCAACATCGTCGCAGACCCCTCCGTCCGCAAGCTCCACGTGGGCCATCGTCATGCCGCCACAGCATCGTCGGAGACGGAGGTCTTGCTCGTCACAGAAACCCGCAAGCTCGGATGGAGCGACGAGGCCAGCGTCTTCAACCTTTCCTCCGCCAAGGCCTTGTGCCAGGTCGCCATCCCCACCGGATACCGCATCGCCGGCGTCTGCAACGACCTCCTCTGCTTCGTGTACGACCACGAGCTAGCGCCGACGATCGTGTGCAACCCCATCACCGGCGAGATGCTGCGGCTTCCAAAGGCGCCTCCGCTCCCTTCAGGGAACCCCCTGCTGTCGCATCTCTTCGTCTTAGGGTTCAGCCGACCGACCAAGGAATACAAGATGTTCCAGCTTTCCTTCCCACGACGGCACGAATACCCCAGAGATGAGACCAACTACATAGCCGTGTATACCctgggtggcggcggcggcggcggctggcgcCAATACTCCTACCTCTCTCGGTTCCACCCGGTCACATCGCCGGCGCCGGTACACATCGACGGGAACATATTCGTGCCGACCGCTGATCTGGCAGACAAACGCGCTCGCGCTGCGCGAATGTTGGTGCTCGACGTGAGGACGGAGGCGCCCCGCTTGTACCGTATCCCGTACAACTACGACGATTATCACGAGGACTGGGACCAGATGTTGGCCGGCAGCTTTGATCTGAACGGGCAGATGTGCCTCGCCGTGAACGTTGGTTTTTTTAATCCTGTGTCTCGCATGAAGACCCAGTTCTGGGTCATGAAGCCGCAAGGTGAGCTTGATCAGGGCAAGGATGAGCAGGAGGATGACGACAAGCTCCATTGGGATCTACGCTATAGCTTCTACTTCGACCACTTCGCCATCAACGCGCCGAGGGCCGCCTGGATTGACCACACCCAGACGTTATGCTGCAGGATTGGAACGTTTGTGTACAAGTATGACACAAGAGGATACTCATCGTCCTCCAATGTCGTTGATTCTCTGTTGTTTGACGAGCGAGTCGCCGTCCCATGTTCTCCATGTCCGTCAGTGTCTTCTAAATGGCCGCAGTTTAGCCGGTGGAGCATTTGCGGGGGTTATCGCCCCAGCCTGCTCTCCCCTCTCGTTTTTGCGTTGCCACCATCATCCCAAGACGAAGAGGGGAAGAAACGATCACAGTTGGAGCAGACCTTGATACGTGCTCTGGAAGGTGGAGCTTGA
- the LOC8071077 gene encoding AT-hook motif nuclear-localized protein 10 isoform X2, giving the protein MDGRDQHQHQQQAQAAPRVGSPPQAGAGGGVMMQHAAAFGAAATPPGMPPASAGNVMHGMPLAFSNPMAPSPGASSPMNMKPTDMPPGAMYRADSGAPPGLQQQQHPGSGGGGAIVAVSGGELVKKKRGRPRKYGPDGSIGLGLKSAAAAGTEAAGGQSGGGGGSSSNPDGKRRGRPPGSGKKKQLDALGSSGTSFTPHIITVKPNEDVASKIMAFSQQGPRTTCIISANGALCTATLRQPATSGGIVTYEGHFDILSLSGSFLLAEDGDTRSRTGGLSVALAGSDGRIVGGCVAGMLMAATPVQVVVGSFIAEGKKPKEEQPKREPTSVPPHTAGFGAASTASPPSDGTSSEHSDDPGSPMGPNGSTFTNAGLPLHSTFAPAASLLAVDLVE; this is encoded by the exons ATGGACGGCAGggaccagcaccagcaccagcagcagGCGCAGGCGGCGCCGCGCGTGGGATCCCCGCCGCAGGCTGGCGCCGGAGGCGGCGTCATGATGCAGCACGCCGCCGCGTTCGGCGCCGCCGCCACGCCGCCCGGGATGCCGCCGGCCTCGGCGGGCAACGTTATGCACGGGATGCCCCTCGCCTTCAGCAACCCCATGGCGCCGTCGCCGGGCGCCTCGTCGCCCATGAACATGAAGCCCACGGACATGCCGCCGGGGGCTATGTATCGCGCTGATTCCGGCGCGCCGCCGGGcttgcagcagcaacagcatccAGGCTCCGGTGGCGGTGGCGCTATCGTCGCCGTCAGCGGTGGGGAGCTCGTGAAGAAGAAAAGGGGGAGGCCGAGGAAGTATGGCCCGGACGGGAGCATCGGTTTGGGACTCAAGTCCGCGGCAGCGGCGGGCACTGAAGCGGCGGGCGGCCAATCCGGTGGTGGAGGCGGGTCTAGCTCTAACCCCGACGGCAAGCGCAGGGGACGGCCCCCTGGGTCCGGCAAAAAGAAACAGCTCGATGCTTTGG GATCTTCGGGGACATCATTTACTCCCCACATAATAACTGTGAAGCCTAATGAG GATGTTGCGTCCAAAATAATGGCCTTTTCTCAACAAGGCCCGCGCACTACATGCATAATTTCAGCAAACGGCGCTCTGTGCACGGCAACATTGCGTCAACCAGCAACCTCTGGTGGGATAGTGACATATGAG GGACACTTCGATATACTCTCTCTGTCAGGCTCATTCCTGCTTGCAGAGGATGGTGATACTCGCAGCAGAACAGGTGGTTTGAGTGTGGCACTGGCTGGAAGTGATGGACGCATAGTTGGGGGTTGTGTTGCTGGAATGCTGATGGCAGCGACACCTGTACAG GTTGTAGTTGGCAGTTTCATTGCTGAAGGTAAAAAGCCAAAAGAAGAGCAACCGAAACGCGAGCCAACATCGGTGCCACCACACACAGCTGGCTTTGGGGCGGCCTCGACTGCCAGCCCCCCATCGGATGGTACATCAAGCGAGCACTCTGATGATCCAGGGAGCCCCATGGGACCAAACGGCAGCACATTCACTAACGCGGGGCTTCCTCTGCACTCCACATTTGCTCCAGCTG CTTCCTTGTTAGCAGTTGACCTAGTTGAGTAG
- the LOC8071077 gene encoding AT-hook motif nuclear-localized protein 10 isoform X1, with translation MDGRDQHQHQQQAQAAPRVGSPPQAGAGGGVMMQHAAAFGAAATPPGMPPASAGNVMHGMPLAFSNPMAPSPGASSPMNMKPTDMPPGAMYRADSGAPPGLQQQQHPGSGGGGAIVAVSGGELVKKKRGRPRKYGPDGSIGLGLKSAAAAGTEAAGGQSGGGGGSSSNPDGKRRGRPPGSGKKKQLDALGSSGTSFTPHIITVKPNEDVASKIMAFSQQGPRTTCIISANGALCTATLRQPATSGGIVTYEGHFDILSLSGSFLLAEDGDTRSRTGGLSVALAGSDGRIVGGCVAGMLMAATPVQVVVGSFIAEGKKPKEEQPKREPTSVPPHTAGFGAASTASPPSDGTSSEHSDDPGSPMGPNGSTFTNAGLPLHSTFAPAGWSLSGNQSRYDPDLKMMTD, from the exons ATGGACGGCAGggaccagcaccagcaccagcagcagGCGCAGGCGGCGCCGCGCGTGGGATCCCCGCCGCAGGCTGGCGCCGGAGGCGGCGTCATGATGCAGCACGCCGCCGCGTTCGGCGCCGCCGCCACGCCGCCCGGGATGCCGCCGGCCTCGGCGGGCAACGTTATGCACGGGATGCCCCTCGCCTTCAGCAACCCCATGGCGCCGTCGCCGGGCGCCTCGTCGCCCATGAACATGAAGCCCACGGACATGCCGCCGGGGGCTATGTATCGCGCTGATTCCGGCGCGCCGCCGGGcttgcagcagcaacagcatccAGGCTCCGGTGGCGGTGGCGCTATCGTCGCCGTCAGCGGTGGGGAGCTCGTGAAGAAGAAAAGGGGGAGGCCGAGGAAGTATGGCCCGGACGGGAGCATCGGTTTGGGACTCAAGTCCGCGGCAGCGGCGGGCACTGAAGCGGCGGGCGGCCAATCCGGTGGTGGAGGCGGGTCTAGCTCTAACCCCGACGGCAAGCGCAGGGGACGGCCCCCTGGGTCCGGCAAAAAGAAACAGCTCGATGCTTTGG GATCTTCGGGGACATCATTTACTCCCCACATAATAACTGTGAAGCCTAATGAG GATGTTGCGTCCAAAATAATGGCCTTTTCTCAACAAGGCCCGCGCACTACATGCATAATTTCAGCAAACGGCGCTCTGTGCACGGCAACATTGCGTCAACCAGCAACCTCTGGTGGGATAGTGACATATGAG GGACACTTCGATATACTCTCTCTGTCAGGCTCATTCCTGCTTGCAGAGGATGGTGATACTCGCAGCAGAACAGGTGGTTTGAGTGTGGCACTGGCTGGAAGTGATGGACGCATAGTTGGGGGTTGTGTTGCTGGAATGCTGATGGCAGCGACACCTGTACAG GTTGTAGTTGGCAGTTTCATTGCTGAAGGTAAAAAGCCAAAAGAAGAGCAACCGAAACGCGAGCCAACATCGGTGCCACCACACACAGCTGGCTTTGGGGCGGCCTCGACTGCCAGCCCCCCATCGGATGGTACATCAAGCGAGCACTCTGATGATCCAGGGAGCCCCATGGGACCAAACGGCAGCACATTCACTAACGCGGGGCTTCCTCTGCACTCCACATTTGCTCCAGCTGGTTGGTCACTATCAGGGAACCAAAGCCGCTATGATCCAGATCTAAAGATGATGACCGACTGA